The sequence GGCGCGCCGCTGATCCTGCGGGTGTTCGGCGCCGACTACGCCCACGGCGGCATGGCCGACCTGCGGCTGCTCGGGCTGGCCTGCCCCCTGCTGGTCGTCAAGGACCAGTACATCGCCCGGGTGCAGGCCGACCGGGTGCTGGCCGAGGCGACGCCGTTCGTCGTCGTCACCACGGTCCTGGAGATAGCCGGGACCGTGGCCGGAGCCGCCACCGGCGGCCTGACCGGCAGCCTCGTCGGCTGGCTGCTCGCGCTCGCCGCGGGCGCGCTCTGGCTGGCGTCGCGGCATCTGAGCACCCCTGGCAGCAAGGTACGACGCAGCACGGCTGGAGCCCCCGTATGAAGATCCTGATGCTCGCCCAGTTCTTCCCGCCGGACATCGGCGGTGAGGAGCGGCACGTGCTCAATCTGGCCAACGCCCTGGTCGCCCGCGGCCACCAGGTGGTCGTCGGTACGCAGCTGCTGCCCGGCACCGACCGGGTGGAGACGCTGCCCGGCGGCGTCGTGGTGCACCGCTTCACCAGCAGCGCCATGCGCCTGGGCGCGCGCTACTCCGACCCGCACCGCCCGCACCACCTGCCGCTGCCCGACCCGGCCCTCACCACGGCGCTGAACCGCCTGGTCGAACGGGTGCGCCCGGACGTGGTGCACGCGCACAACTGGATCGTCAACAGCGCGGTCGCCCTCCGCCGGCGGTACCCGTTCAAACTGGTGCTGACCCTGCACGACTACAGCAACGTGTGCGCCACCAAGCGGATGATGCGCGACGGCCGGCCCTGCCCCGGTCCCGGCGCGCGGTGCCTGCCCTGCGCCGGCGGGCACTACGGCACGGTGGTCGGCGCCGGCACCGCGCTCGCGGTGAAGGCCATGCACCGGTGGAAGGACCACGCGGTCGACCACATCGTCAGCGTCAGCAACGCGGTCGCCCAGCGCAACGGGGTGCCCGGCGGGCCGGTGCCGTCCAGCGTGATCCCGAACTTCGTCCCGGACACGGTGGCCGAGCTGATCGAGCACGCCGACAACCCGGACCTGCCGCCCGGGGACTTCCTGTTCTTCGCCGGGGATCTGCTGCGCGACAAGGGTGTGCCCACGCTGCTCGACGCCTACCAGCGGCTGGGCGCCGGCCGCCCGCCGCTGGTCATGGTCGGCCGGCGGAGCCCGGCGGTCCCCGACGAGCTGCCCGCCGGCGTGCGGGTGTTCGAGCAGTGGACCCACCCGAGGGTGATGGCCGCCTTCCGCCGCTGCACCCTGGCGGTCCTGCCGTCCACCTGGCCGGACCCGTGCCCCACCACGGTGCTCGAGGCGATGGCGGCCGGGCGGCCGGTGATCACCACCAGCACCGGCGGCATGGTCGACATGGTGCAGGACGGCGTCAGCGGAGTGCTCGTCGCGCCCGGCGACGCGGCGGCGCTGGCCAAGGCGATCGGTCGGCTGCTGGCCGACCCCGGGCTGCGGGACCGCCTCGGCGACGCCGGCCGGGCCCGGGTCGAGCACTTCACCGCGTCGTCCGTCGCCGCCCGTGTCGAGAAGGTCTATCAGGAAGTGATGGCAGCATGAGCACGACCACCCCCGACGAAACCCGGCTCCGGTCGCCCCGGACCGGCGGCCCGCTGCGGGTGCTCGAGGTCAGCACCCGCTATCTGCCCGACATGGGCGGCATCGAGACCCACGTCGACGAGGTGTCGCGCCGGCTCGCCGCCCGCGGCGACATCCACCTGACCGTGTTGACCAGCGACCGGACCCGGTCGTACCCGCACCGGGAGCGGCGCGACGGGTTCGAGGTGCGCCGGGTGCCGGCGTGGCCGTCGACGCGCGACTACTACCTCGCGCCCGGCATCCTCCGCGGCGTGTTGGCCGAGCGCTGGGATCTCGTGCACGTGCAGGGCATCCACACGCCGGTGCCGCTGCTGGCCATGCTGGCCGCGCGCCGGGCCCGCACGCCGTACGTGGTCACCCTGCACACCGGCGGCCACTCGTCGACCGCCCGCCACGCGATGCGCAGCCTGCAGTGGCAGCTCGCCGGGCCGCTGCTGCGTCAGGCCCGGCACGTGGTCGCGGTCAGCCGGGCGGAGGGCCGGCTCTTCCAGCGGCTCGCGGGGGTGCCGGCCGGCCGGATGTCGGTGATCCGCAACGGTGGCGGGCTGCCGCCGGCCCGATCCACGGTGGACCCGGTCCCGGGGCGGCTGGTGTCGATCGGGCGGCTGGAACGGTACAAGGGCCACCACCGGGTGATCGAGGCGCTGCCCTACATCCTGCGCCAGGTCCCGCACGCCCACCTGGACATCCTGGGCGCCGGGCCGTACGAGGCGCAGCTGCGCCGGATCGCCGACGGCCTCGGCGTCGCCGCGGCGGTGACCATCCGGGCCATCCCGCCGAACGACCGGGACGGCATGGCCGCCGCGCTGGGCGCCGCCCAGGTGATCGCCGCGTTCTCCGACTACGAGGCGCACCCGGTCGCGGTCATGGAGGCGTTGACCACCGGCCGGCCGGTGGTCGGCTACGACGTCGCCGGGATGGCCGACCTGGTGGAGGACGGCCTGGTCACCGGTCTGCGGCCGGGCACCCCGCCGGAGGTGGCGGCGCGTGCCCTGCTCGACGCGATGGGCGGCCCGGGCCGCCCGCTGGACAGCCTGCCCACCTGGGACGGCTGCGCGGACGCGCTCGCCGAGGTGTACCGTGCCGCGGTCGGGCCCCGGGCGGCGTCGGTCAGGTGAGCGGACGGCTGCGGATGTGGTCGTCGTGCCACTCCGAGCCGACCAGGAACCGTTTGACGCCGATGATGTCGAAGCCGTGCTTGGCGTAGAACGTGGCGGCCCGGACGTTCCGCTGGTTCACGCCGAGCCAGCAGGACACCGCGCCGGTCGCGGCGGCCGCCTCCAGGGTGGCGGTCATCAGCGCGTGGGCCGCGCCGGACCCGTGGCGTTCCGCGGCGACGTAGAACTTGCTCAGCTCGATGCTGGTGTCCGCGTCGACGACGGCGGCCACGTCCGGGTCGGCGATCGGCCCGCGGACCAGCATCGCGTACCCCAGTGGCTGATCGTCCTCGGACACCAGCAGGAGGGTCCGGCCCGGATCGGCGAGGTATCCGGCGAAGCGCTCGGCGGACAGGTGGGCGGCGACGAACGCGTCGATGTCGGCCTGTGCGGTGCCCGGTGGGCAGGCCAGGCCGAAGGTGCGTGCGGCCAGTCGGTGCAGCGGTAGCTCGTCGCCGAGGACGGCATGACGCGTAGTGATCGCCATGGCGCAACAGTTTAGAGTGTTCAGAGTGCGCCCTCTGACGAAGCGGCTCGGCGATGTGGTCCCGGCCCCGGTCTCGGTGCGGCCGGACCCGGCCGCGACTTTCCCGATCGTCCCCGGTACGACGGTGAGCGCGTCCCCGGACGCCGCCGCGGTCGCCGCGCGGCTGGCCACCGCCCTGCACGAGGTCACCGGGCACCCGGTCGGGCTCGGCGCCGGCGGCCCGATCCGGCTGGAGCTCGACGGGGTGCGCGAGCACGGGCCGGAGGGGTACCGCCTGGAGATCACCGGGTCCGGGGTCGTGCTGCGGGCGCTCACCCCGGCCGGGCTGTTCTGGGGCGTGCAGACGCTGCGCCAGCTCGCGGCCGGCGACGGGGTGCTGCCCGGCGGGGTGATCGAGGACCGGCCGCGCTTCGCGTACCGCGCGGCGATGCTGGACCTGGCCCGGCACTTCTTCACCCCGGCCGAGATCCGGGCGCACCTCGACCTGCTCGTCCAGTTCAAGATCAACCATCTGCACCTGCACCTCACCGACGATCAGGGCTGGCGGCTGGAGATCCCCGGCCGGCCCCGGCTCACCGAGGTCAGCGGCGGCCCGGGCACCGGCTGCGACGGGGCCGGACCCGGCTTCCTGACCCTGGCCGACTACGCGGACGTGGTCGCCTACGCCGCCGACCGGCACGTCACGATCGTCCCGGAGATCGACATGCCCGGGCACGTGAACGCCGCCCAGGTGGCGTACCCGGAACTGACCGCGGACGGGAAGCCGGTCGAGCCGCGCACCGACACCGAGGTCGGGTACAGCTCGCTGGTCGCGGACAGGGCGGAGACGTACGCCTTCGTCGAGGCCGTGCTCCAGACGGTCGCCGAGGCCACCCCGGGCCCGTGGCTGCACATCGGCGGCGACGAGTGCCTGTCCACCTCGGCCGAGGACTACCGGACGTTC is a genomic window of Actinoplanes teichomyceticus ATCC 31121 containing:
- a CDS encoding glycosyltransferase family 4 protein, coding for MKILMLAQFFPPDIGGEERHVLNLANALVARGHQVVVGTQLLPGTDRVETLPGGVVVHRFTSSAMRLGARYSDPHRPHHLPLPDPALTTALNRLVERVRPDVVHAHNWIVNSAVALRRRYPFKLVLTLHDYSNVCATKRMMRDGRPCPGPGARCLPCAGGHYGTVVGAGTALAVKAMHRWKDHAVDHIVSVSNAVAQRNGVPGGPVPSSVIPNFVPDTVAELIEHADNPDLPPGDFLFFAGDLLRDKGVPTLLDAYQRLGAGRPPLVMVGRRSPAVPDELPAGVRVFEQWTHPRVMAAFRRCTLAVLPSTWPDPCPTTVLEAMAAGRPVITTSTGGMVDMVQDGVSGVLVAPGDAAALAKAIGRLLADPGLRDRLGDAGRARVEHFTASSVAARVEKVYQEVMAA
- a CDS encoding GNAT family N-acetyltransferase — translated: MAITTRHAVLGDELPLHRLAARTFGLACPPGTAQADIDAFVAAHLSAERFAGYLADPGRTLLLVSEDDQPLGYAMLVRGPIADPDVAAVVDADTSIELSKFYVAAERHGSGAAHALMTATLEAAAATGAVSCWLGVNQRNVRAATFYAKHGFDIIGVKRFLVGSEWHDDHIRSRPLT
- a CDS encoding beta-N-acetylhexosaminidase encodes the protein MRPLTKRLGDVVPAPVSVRPDPAATFPIVPGTTVSASPDAAAVAARLATALHEVTGHPVGLGAGGPIRLELDGVREHGPEGYRLEITGSGVVLRALTPAGLFWGVQTLRQLAAGDGVLPGGVIEDRPRFAYRAAMLDLARHFFTPAEIRAHLDLLVQFKINHLHLHLTDDQGWRLEIPGRPRLTEVSGGPGTGCDGAGPGFLTLADYADVVAYAADRHVTIVPEIDMPGHVNAAQVAYPELTADGKPVEPRTDTEVGYSSLVADRAETYAFVEAVLQTVAEATPGPWLHIGGDECLSTSAEDYRTFLARVLPLPGRYGKRAIGWHEIAAADLPEGTVVQYWRRQDDDAQTVAAAAAGRQVIMSPADRTYLDMKYDESTPIGLDWAGFLPLRQAYDWDPAQRLPGVPEDALLGVAAPLWSETLRSVADMQYLTFPRLPAVAEVAWTPQDGRDWASFRARVAAFGPRWAAAGVTYFRSPEIDWPPA
- a CDS encoding glycosyltransferase family 4 protein, yielding MSTTTPDETRLRSPRTGGPLRVLEVSTRYLPDMGGIETHVDEVSRRLAARGDIHLTVLTSDRTRSYPHRERRDGFEVRRVPAWPSTRDYYLAPGILRGVLAERWDLVHVQGIHTPVPLLAMLAARRARTPYVVTLHTGGHSSTARHAMRSLQWQLAGPLLRQARHVVAVSRAEGRLFQRLAGVPAGRMSVIRNGGGLPPARSTVDPVPGRLVSIGRLERYKGHHRVIEALPYILRQVPHAHLDILGAGPYEAQLRRIADGLGVAAAVTIRAIPPNDRDGMAAALGAAQVIAAFSDYEAHPVAVMEALTTGRPVVGYDVAGMADLVEDGLVTGLRPGTPPEVAARALLDAMGGPGRPLDSLPTWDGCADALAEVYRAAVGPRAASVR